CTCGGCGACCACGACGACCTGCGGGACGAACCGGTAGGGGCTGGCGTCGGAGGCGTAGCGCACCAGGTCGGAGATCCGGGAGAGCACCTTGCCGGGGCCGAGCACCGCGGTCAGCTCGTCACGCAGCGGGCCGGGCGTGCCGCGGGCCTGGAGGTCGGGAACCCGGTCCGGCGCCGGTGTCCGGCCGCGGCCCGGGCGCAGGGCGTGCGGGTTCGGCTCCAGCAGCGGCATCGCGGGCTCCCCTCAGCAGCGGTGCTCCGGTGCCGGGTCGACCAGAGCGGACAGCAGACCGCCGAGCACGTCGCGCTGCTCCCCGGTCAATGGAGCCAGGATGTCCTCTGCGGCGGCGCGGCGCGCGCTGCGCAGCTCACCCAGCGTGGCGCGGCCCTCGTCGGTGAGCTCGATCCGGACCACCCGACGGTTCGTCGGGTCCGGCACCCTGCGGACCCGCCCGCCCGCCTCCAGGCCGTCGACCAGGCTGGTCACGGCCCGGGGCACGACCTCCAGGCGCGCGGCGAGATCGGCCATGCGGGGCGGGCTGTCGTAGTGCGCGACGGTGCGCAGCAGCCGGGACTGCGCGGGGGTGATGCCGACCGGCTCCAGGTGCTGCTTCTGGATGCGGTGCAGGCGTCGGGTGAGGCGCAGGAGCTGTTCGGCGAGGAGGCCGTCGGCGTCGGGGGCGCTCACGTCGGGGGTGTTCATGCGGGAACGATATCAGGACCTGGTTCATTGTGAGTATAGGTAACAATGAGCTATGCTCTGATCGTCTCGGACGTGTCCTGTCCGCAGAGTCTGTTCCCCGTGTCCTGTCCTCTCGCCCCTCGTAGGAGCCCATGCACCCCCACGACCAGTCCACCTGGACCCCTCCGCCCCGCGATCCCGCACAGCCGAAGGAGCCCGCCCAGATCCGGCGGATCCTGCGGCTCTTCCGTCCGTACCGCGGCCGGCTCGCGATCGTCGGCCTGCTGGTCGGCGCCTCGTCGCTGGTCACGGTCGCCTCGCCGTTCCTGCTCAAGGAGATCCTCGACACCGCGATCCCCCAGGGCCGCACCGGCCTGCTGAGCCTGCTCGCGCTCGGCATGATCGCCACCGCCGTCATGACCAGCGTGTTCGGCGTGCTCCAGACGCTGATCTCGACCACCGTCGGCCAGCGCGTCATGCACGACCTGCGCACCTCGGTCTACGCCCAGCTGCAGCGCATGCCGCTGGCCTTCTTCACCCGTACGCGCACCGGCGAGGTCCAGTCCCGCATCGCCAACGACATCGGCGGCATGCAGGCGACGGTCACCTCCACGGCCACCTCCCTCGTCTCCAACCTCACCGCCGTCGTCGCCACCGTCGCGGCCATGCTCGCCCTGGACTGGCGGCTCACCCTGGTCTCGCTGCTCCTGCTGCCGGTGTTCGTGTGGATCAGCCGCCGGGTCGGCCGCGAGCGCAAGAAGATCACCACCCAGCGGCAGAAGCAGATGGCCGCGATGGCCGCCACCGTCACCGAGTCGCTCTCCGTCAGCGGCATCCTGCTCGGCCGCACCATGGGCCGCGCCGACTCGCTCACCCGCTCCTTCGCCGAGGAGTCCGAGCGCCTCGTCGACCTCGAAGTGCGCTCCTCCATGGCGGGCCGCTGGCGGATGTCCACCATCGGCATCGTCATGGCCGCCATGCCGGCGCTGATCTACTGGGCCGCCGGCCTCGCCCTCCAGTCGGGTGGCCCGCCCATATCGATCGGCACCCTGGTCGCGTTCGTCTCCCTCCAGCAGGGCCTGTTCCGCCCCGCGGTGAGCCTGCTCTCCACCGGCGTGCAGATTCAGACCTCGCTCGCGCTCTTCCAGCGGATCTTCGAGTACCTCGACCTGCCGGTCGACATCACCGAGCCCGAGCGGCCCGTGCGCCTGGACAAGGTCCGCGGCGAAGTCGCCTTCGAGGACGTCGACTTCCACTACGAGGCGAAGAACGGCCCCACGCTCGACGGCGTCGACGTGACCGTCCCGGCCGGCGCGAGCCTGGCCGTCGTCGGTCCCACCGGCTCCGGCAAGTCCACGCTCAGCTACCTGGTGCCGCGGCTGTACGACGTGACCGGCGGCCGGGTCACCCTCGACGGCGTCGACGTCCGCTCGCTCGACTTCGACACGCTCGCCCGCGCCGTGGGCGTCGTCTCCCAGGAGACGTACCTCTTCCACGCCTCCGTCGCCGACAACCTGCGCTTCGCCAAGCCGGACGCCACCGACGAGGAGATCGAGGCCGCGGCCCGCGCCGCCCAGATCCACGACCACATCGCCTCGCTGCCGGACGGCTACGACACCCTCGTCGGCGAGCGCGGCTACCGCTTCTCGGGTGGCGAGAAGCAGCGGCTCGCCATCGCCCGCACCATCCTGCGCGACCCGCCCGTCCTCATCCTCGACGAGGCGACCAGCGCCCTGGACACCCGCACCGAGCACGCCGTCCAGCAGGCCATCGACGCGCTGTCCGCGGGGCGTACCACCATCACCATCGCATACCGGCTCTCCACCGTCCGGGACGCGGACCAGATCGTCGTCCTCGAAGCGGGCCGGATCGCCGAGCGCGGCACGCACGAGGAGCTGCTCGCCCGGGACGGCCGGTACGCGGCCCTGGTGCGCCGGGACGAACACGCGAACGTAGGAGCGGTTGTTCCCCGGTACGTG
This sequence is a window from Streptomyces sp. HUAS YS2. Protein-coding genes within it:
- a CDS encoding MarR family winged helix-turn-helix transcriptional regulator; translated protein: MNTPDVSAPDADGLLAEQLLRLTRRLHRIQKQHLEPVGITPAQSRLLRTVAHYDSPPRMADLAARLEVVPRAVTSLVDGLEAGGRVRRVPDPTNRRVVRIELTDEGRATLGELRSARRAAAEDILAPLTGEQRDVLGGLLSALVDPAPEHRC
- a CDS encoding ABC transporter ATP-binding protein, with product MHPHDQSTWTPPPRDPAQPKEPAQIRRILRLFRPYRGRLAIVGLLVGASSLVTVASPFLLKEILDTAIPQGRTGLLSLLALGMIATAVMTSVFGVLQTLISTTVGQRVMHDLRTSVYAQLQRMPLAFFTRTRTGEVQSRIANDIGGMQATVTSTATSLVSNLTAVVATVAAMLALDWRLTLVSLLLLPVFVWISRRVGRERKKITTQRQKQMAAMAATVTESLSVSGILLGRTMGRADSLTRSFAEESERLVDLEVRSSMAGRWRMSTIGIVMAAMPALIYWAAGLALQSGGPPISIGTLVAFVSLQQGLFRPAVSLLSTGVQIQTSLALFQRIFEYLDLPVDITEPERPVRLDKVRGEVAFEDVDFHYEAKNGPTLDGVDVTVPAGASLAVVGPTGSGKSTLSYLVPRLYDVTGGRVTLDGVDVRSLDFDTLARAVGVVSQETYLFHASVADNLRFAKPDATDEEIEAAARAAQIHDHIASLPDGYDTLVGERGYRFSGGEKQRLAIARTILRDPPVLILDEATSALDTRTEHAVQQAIDALSAGRTTITIAYRLSTVRDADQIVVLEAGRIAERGTHEELLARDGRYAALVRRDEHANVGAVVPRYV